A portion of the Scleropages formosus chromosome 13, fSclFor1.1, whole genome shotgun sequence genome contains these proteins:
- the LOC108925321 gene encoding protocadherin gamma-C5-like: MYRRTMSNPVQSFWWLLFVYFCNDVDGQIRYTIPEELDVGSVVGNIAKDLGVEVADIPNRKLRIASEAGKRYFSLDLRKGELVVSERIDREGLCEQSVPCLLPLEFVFENPLQLFRVEIEIQDINDNFPSFLTDERVLKISELVAPGAKFLLDNAQDADVGANSLRSYKISKNDHFKLNIKTHKDGSKIPELLLEKSLDREEQSVHRLVLTALDGGNPPRSGTAQITVIVLDINDNAPQFENSSYEAVLKENTPIGTVILKVKATDIDEGLNGEVKYLFGDQTPDAIASLFNINAQTGEIIVNGQLDYEQTNVHKFDILARDKGNPEMEGHSSVQIDIMDVNDNVPEITITSLTSPVPENSTIGTVIALISAKDLDSRENGKVKLSVTPSALFKLSPSVSNHHALITNGLLDRESYSEYNIEIIATDCGSFALFTKKTITVSISDVNDNPPVFSLPSYSVYVNENGAPGEILFTVSASDSDLGDNAKISYTILDSKVQDASVSSYVYINSDNGSIYSMHSFDYEKLKVFQIHVQAKDHGSPSLSSNVTVHVFILDQNDNVPAVIYPFAVMGSVSHQKMPRSAKAGHLVTKVTAVDADSGHNAWVSYKLVEATDASLFSVNLYTGEVRTKRAVSEQDDSSHRLLIEIKDNGEPVQSATVTVGISLEDGVHEPILDFRQHKSHEPASKSNKITFYLIVSLASVSAVSFLTFAILAVRCIRSSASRACCCVRRGDSDEYNNNPNRNLHIQLNTDGPIKYVEVLGGDMLSQSQSFRSCLSPVSEFSDFTFVKPSSTTDFKEMINVLDASLPDSAWTFESQQVRIFHSFT; encoded by the coding sequence ATGTACCGAAGAACAATGAGCAATCCAGTGCAGTCGTTCTGGTGGCTGCTTTTCGTCTACTTTTGCAATGATGTAGACGGGCAAATTCGCTACACTATTCCAGAGGAGTTGGATGTGGGCTCTGTCGTTGGGAATATAGCAAAGGACCTCGGTGTGGAGGTTGCGGACATACCCAACCGCAAGCTGAGGATCGCTTCCGAGGCTGGTAAGCGGTACTTCAGCCTGGATCTGAGAAAGGGCGAACTGGTGGTGTCTGAAAGGATCGACAGAGAAGGTCTGTGCGAACAAAGCGTACCTTGTCTTTTGCCACTCGAATTCGTCTTTGAAAACCCCTTACAGCTTTTTCGGGTTGAAATCGAAATACAGGATATCAATGACAATTTTCCAAGTTTTTTAACCGATGAACGGGTTTTAAAGATCAGTGAGCTTGTCGCACCGGGTGCAAAATTTCTTTTAGACAATGCGCAAGATGCTGATGTAGGGGCGAATTCGCTGCGATCTTATAAGATCAGTAAGAATGACCATTTCAAACTGAACATTAAAACCCATAAGGATGGGTCAAAAATTCCCGAGCTGTTGCTTGAAAAATCTCTTGATAGAGAAGAGCAGTCCGTTCACAGGCTTGTTTTAACCGCTTTGGACGGAGGGAATCCACCGCGATCTGGAACAGCGCAGATCACTGTTATAGTGCTAGACATTAATGATAACGCCCCTCAGTTCGAAAACTCCTCTTATGAAGcagttttaaaggaaaatacGCCAATCGGGACTGTGATTCTAAAAGTCAAGGCGACAGATATAGATGAGGGTCTGAACGGCgaggtaaaatatttatttggtgATCAAACGCCCGATGCAATAGCCTCGTTATTTAACATAAACGCGCAGACCGGAGAGATCATAGTAAACGGGCAGCTTGACTACGAGCAAACAAACGTGCACAAGTTTGATATATTGGCAAGAGACAAAGGCAATCCGGAGATGGAGGGCCACAGCAGTGTTCAGATTGATATTATGGATGTTAACGACAACGTACCTGAAATAACAATCACCTCACTGACCAGTCCTGTACCGGAAAATTCTACTATTGGAACAGTAATTGCTCTGATAAGCGCGAAAGACTTAGATTCGAGGGAAAATGGGAAGGTAAAGCTAAGCGTAACACCAAGTGCCCTATTTAAATTAAGTCCCTCTGTGTCTAATCACCACGCACTGATAACAAATGGCCTATTAGACCGCGAATCTTATTCAGAATACAACATAGAAATTATTGCGACTGACTGTGggtcatttgctttatttactaAAAAGACTATTACAGTGTCCATTTCAGATGTAAATGACAACCCTCCAGTTTTTTCCCTACCTTCCTACAGTGTATATGTGAATGAAAACGGGGCACCGGGAGAAATCCTTTTTACAGTGTCTGCATCAGATTCAGACCTGGGCGACAATGCGAAAATCTCCTATACCATTTTAGACTCCAAAGTGCAGGATGCGTCGGTCTCGTCATACGTTTACATTAATTCAGACAACGGCAGCATCTACAGCATGCACTCATTCGACTATGAGAAACTCAAGGTGTTTCAGATCCACGTTCAGGCCAAGGACCACGGCTCTCCGTCTCTCAGCAGCAACGTCACTGTCCACGTGTTTATCCTGGACCAGAATGACAATGTCCCCGCTGTCATTTACCCCTTTGCCGTCATGGGCTCCGTGTCCCATCAGAAGATGCCGCGATCGGCGAAAGCGGGACACCTCGTTACCAAGGTGACGGCCGTGGACGCTGACTCGGGACACAACGCCTGGGTTTCCTACAAACTGGTGGAGGCCACAGACGCCTCCCTCTTCAGTGTGAATCTCTACACGGGGGAGGTGAGGACTAAACGAGCCGTTTCGGAGCAGGACGACTCTTCTCACAGGCTGCTCATAGAGATAAAGGACAACGGGGAACCGGTGCAGTCCGCCACGGTCACAGTGGGCATATCGCTAGAGGACGGGGTCCACGAGCCCATCTTGGATTTCCGGCAGCACAAAAGCCACGAACCGGCCAGTAAGAGCAATAAAATCACCTTTTATTTGATCGTCTCTCTGGCGTCCGTGTCCGCGGTGTCCTTTTTGACTTTTGCCATTTTAGCGGTGAGATGTATCAGGAGCAGCGCAAGTCGTGCGTGTTGCTGTGTGAGACGGGGAGACTCGGATGAATACAATAATAATCCCAACAGAAACCTGCACATCCAGCTCAACACTGACGGGCCTATTAAGTACGTGGAGGTGCTGGGAGGAGACATGTTGTCTCAGAGTCAGTCCTTCAGGTCCTGCCTGTCTCCAGTGTCCGAGTTCAGTGACTTCACCTTCGTTAAACCCAGCAGCACCACAGATTTTAAGGAGATGATAAACGTGCTTGACGCGTCACTGCCTGACAGCGCCTGGACTTTTGAGAGCCAGCAGGTGAGAATTTTTCATAGTTTTACatag
- the LOC108925239 gene encoding protocadherin gamma-C5-like has protein sequence MGTRTWRKRWECQALWCLDFFLMWNTIDAHIRYTIPEELNVGSVVGNLAKDLGFGVAEISDRNLRISTESGKQYFSVDLEKGELAVNERIDREELCGQSTSCLMPLEVIIENPLQLYRVEIEVQDINDNVPHFHTKENVLKIAESTVPGARFSLEAAQDPDVGSNSLRSYGLNKNEYFSLNVLTHNDGTKVPELILEKSLDREKLSVHKLILTAVDGGIPATSGSTQLTIQVLDINDNTPVFSNALYEISVNENTPKGTVIGSVKATDLDEGSNGDIEFSFASRTLEPVLKTFSINPFTGEIALNDSIDYEEINSYKFTIRASDKGSPSMESHCTVRVDVLDINDNVPEIILKSLPSPIKEDAPVGTVVALISVKDLDSADNGKVTVSMVSESPFKLKPSVSNHYALVTDSGLDREKFPEYNVELIASDSGSPPLTALKVLTVSVLDVNDNRPVFSQPSYTVYVNENSTPGTVLCSVSASDSDLGDNAKISYSVLDSKVQDASVSSYVYINSDNGSIYSMHSFDYEKLKVFQIHVQAKDHGSPSLSSNVTVHVFILDQNDNVPAVIYPFAVMGSVSHQKMPRSAKAGHLVTKVTAVDADSGHNAWVSYKLVEATDASLFSVNLYTGEVRTKRAVSEQDDSSHRLLIEIKDNGEPVQSATVTVGISLEDGVHEPILDFRQHKSHEPASKSNKITFYLIVSLASVSAVSFLTFAILAVRCIRSSASRACCCVRRGDSDEYNNPNRNLHIQLNTDGPIKYVEVLGGDMLSQSQSFRSCLSPVSEFSDFTFVKPSSTTDFKEMINVLDASLPDSAWTFESQQVSV, from the coding sequence ATGGGGACGCGGACATGGAGAAAGAGATGGGAATGTCAGGCTTTGTGGTGTCTCGATTTCTTCCTCATGTGGAATACAATAGACGCTCATATTCGCTACACCATTCCTGAGGAGCTCAATGTGGGTTCTGTTGTTGGAAATCTAGCTAAGGATCTGGGCTTTGGAGTTGCAGAGATTTCTGACCGCAATCTGCGGATCTCCACAGAGTCTGGTAAGCAGTATTTCAGTGTGGATTTGGAGAAGGGTGAGCTGGCTGTCAATGAAAGAATCGACAGAGAGGAGTTATGTGGACAAAGCACGAGCTGCCTGATGCCTTTGGAGGTTATAATTGAAAATCCTTTGCAATTGTATCGCGTAGAGATCGAAGTACAGGATATTAATGACAATGTTCCTCATTTTCAtacaaaggaaaatgttttgaaaatcgCAGAGTCCACGGTACCAGGAGCGCGGTTTTCGTTAGAAGCGGCTCAGGACCCCGATGTCGGATCGAATTCATTAAGGTCCTAcggtttaaataaaaatgaatatttctcttTGAATGTCTTAACTCACAATGACGGAACGAAGGTTCCTGAACTCATTTTAGAAAAATCTCTGGACAGAGAGAAACTCTCCGTCCACAAGCTTATTCTCACGGCAGTAGATGGAGGCATTCCGGCTACATCAGGCTCAACACAACTGACTATTCAGGTCCTGGACATTAATGACAATACTCCAGTGTTCAGCAACGCTCTATATGAAATTTCGGTGAATGAAAATACCCCAAAAGGCACCGTAATCGGCAGCGTAAAAGCCACTGATTTAGACGAAGGTTCAAATGGTGATATCGAGTTTTCTTTTGCTTCGAGGACATTAGAACCAGTACTGAAGACGTTCAGTATAAATCCATTTACTGGCGAAATTGCACTAAATGACTCGATAGATTACGAAGAAATAAACTCATATAAATTTACAATCCGCGCAAGTGACAAAGGCTCCCCGTCGATGGAAAGCCACTGTACTGTTCGAGTGGACGTTCTGGATATTAATGATAACGTCCCTGAGATCATTTTGAAATCTTTGCCTAGTCCGATCAAGGAAGACGCGCCTGTCGGAACTGTCGTCGCGTTGATTAGTGTAAAGGATCTGGATTCTGCAGACAACGGTAAAGTGACAGTAAGCATGGTTTCCGAAAGCCCATTTAAACTCAAACCGTCTGTTTCGAATCACTACGCTTTGGTCACTGATTCCGGTTTAGATCGCGAAAAATTCCCAGAATATAACGTAGAGCTTATAGCATCGGATTCTGGATCACCGCCTCTCACGGCACTAAAAGTATTAACTGTTAGTGTCCTAGATGTAAATGACAACCGTCCAGTTTTCTCCCAACCTTCCTACACAGTTTATGTGAATGAAAACAGCACCCCAGGAACTGTCCTGTGTTCAGTGTCTGCTTCTGATTCAGACCTGGGCGACAACGCGAAGATCTCGTATTCCGTCTTAGACTCCAAAGTGCAGGACGCGTCGGTCTCCTCATACGTTTACATTAATTCAGACAACGGCAGCATCTACAGCATGCACTCATTCGACTATGAGAAACTCAAGGTGTTTCAGATCCACGTTCAGGCCAAGGACCACGGCTCTCCGTCTCTGAGCAGCAACGTCACTGTCCACGTGTTTATCCTGGACCAGAATGACAATGTCCCCGCTGTCATTTACCCCTTTGCCGTCATGGGCTCCGTGTCCCATCAGAAGATGCCGCGATCGGCGAAAGCGGGACACCTCGTTACCAAGGTGACGGCCGTGGACGCTGACTCGGGACACAACGCCTGGGTTTCCTACAAACTGGTGGAGGCCACAGACGCCTCCCTCTTCAGTGTGAATCTCTACACGGGGGAGGTGAGGACTAAACGAGCCGTTTCGGAGCAGGACGACTCTTCTCACAGGCTGCTCATAGAGATAAAGGACAACGGGGAACCGGTCCAGTCCGCCACGGTCACAGTGGGCATATCGCTAGAGGACGGGGTCCACGAGCCCATCTTGGATTTCCGGCAGCACAAAAGCCACGAACCGGCCAGTAAGAGCAATAAAATCACCTTTTATTTGATCGTCTCTCTGGCGTCCGTGTCCGCGGTGTCCTTTTTGACTTTTGCCATTTTAGCGGTGAGATGTATCAGGAGCAGCGCAAGTCGTGCGTGTTGCTGTGTGAGACGGGGAGACTCGGATGAATACAATAATCCCAACAGAAACCTGCACATCCAGCTCAACACTGACGGGCCTATTAAGTACGTGGAGGTGCTGGGAGGAGACATGTTGTCTCAGAGTCAGTCCTTCAGGTCCTGCCTGTCTCCAGTGTCCGAGTTCAGTGACTTCACCTTCGTTAAACCCAGCAGCACCACAGATTTTAAGGAGATGATAAACGTGCTTGACGCGTCACTGCCTGACAGCGCCTGGACTTTTGAGAGCCAGCAGGTGAGCGTTtag